In Oscillatoria acuminata PCC 6304, a single window of DNA contains:
- the lepA gene encoding translation elongation factor 4 translates to MTDVPVSRIRNFSIIAHIDHGKSTLADRLLQVTGTVEKRAMKQQFLDNMELERERGITIKLQAARMNYQAKDGEKYVLNLIDTPGHVDFSYEVSRSLAACEGALLVVDASQGVEAQTLANLYLALEYDLAIIPVLNKIDLPGAEPDRVKNEIEQIIGLDCSDAILASAKEGIGVDEILEAIVHRIPAPKDTVNAPLRALIFDSYYDAYRGAIAYFRVMDGTLKKGDRVRLMVAGKEYDADEIGVLSPTQQPLDELHAGEVGYLAAAIKTVEDARVGDTITLAKEPAETPLPGYTEANPMVFCGLFPTDADQFEDLREALQRLKLNDAALSYEPETSSAMGFGFRCGFLGLLHMEIVQERLEREYDLDLITTAPSVVYLVTKINGEKVYVDNPSLLPGPQEREKIEEPYVRVEMITPETYVGALMELCQTRRGEFTDMKYLTPERTTLVYELPLAEVVTDFFDQMKSRSRGYASMEYHVIGYRENPLVRMDILIKNDLVDALAMIVHRDKAYVMGRALVEKLKELIPRHQFKVPLQASIGSRVIASENIPALRKDVLAKCYGGDISRKKKLLKKQAKGKKRLKAIGTVDVPQEAFMAVLKLDRT, encoded by the coding sequence ATGACCGACGTTCCTGTATCTCGCATTCGTAACTTTTCAATCATTGCTCATATCGACCACGGAAAATCTACCTTGGCCGACCGTCTCCTCCAGGTGACCGGCACAGTGGAAAAACGGGCCATGAAGCAACAGTTCCTCGATAACATGGAACTGGAACGGGAGCGCGGCATTACGATTAAGCTGCAAGCGGCCCGGATGAACTATCAGGCAAAAGATGGGGAAAAATATGTCCTCAATTTAATCGATACCCCGGGTCATGTGGACTTTTCCTACGAAGTCTCCCGGTCCCTGGCAGCTTGTGAAGGGGCGCTGTTGGTAGTGGATGCGTCCCAAGGGGTTGAGGCCCAAACCCTGGCTAACCTTTACCTGGCCCTGGAATATGATTTAGCGATTATTCCAGTGTTGAATAAAATTGACCTACCTGGAGCAGAACCGGACCGGGTTAAAAATGAAATTGAACAAATCATTGGTTTAGATTGCTCCGATGCCATTCTCGCTTCAGCGAAAGAGGGGATCGGGGTGGATGAGATTTTGGAGGCGATCGTCCATCGGATCCCCGCGCCGAAAGATACGGTGAATGCCCCCCTGCGCGCTTTGATTTTCGATAGTTATTACGATGCCTATCGCGGGGCGATCGCCTATTTTCGGGTGATGGATGGGACCCTCAAAAAAGGCGATCGGGTCCGACTCATGGTCGCTGGTAAGGAATACGATGCCGATGAAATTGGTGTCCTCTCCCCCACTCAACAACCCCTAGATGAACTCCACGCCGGAGAAGTGGGCTATCTCGCTGCTGCTATCAAAACTGTCGAAGATGCCCGGGTTGGCGATACCATTACCTTGGCCAAAGAACCGGCAGAAACCCCCCTACCGGGCTACACCGAAGCCAATCCAATGGTCTTCTGTGGCCTATTTCCCACGGATGCAGACCAGTTCGAGGACCTGCGCGAAGCCCTGCAACGGCTCAAACTCAACGATGCCGCCCTCTCTTATGAACCGGAAACCTCCAGCGCGATGGGGTTTGGCTTCCGCTGTGGATTCCTGGGACTGCTGCACATGGAAATCGTCCAAGAACGCCTAGAACGGGAGTATGACCTGGATTTAATCACCACCGCCCCCTCGGTGGTTTATCTGGTCACCAAAATCAACGGGGAAAAGGTTTATGTGGATAATCCCAGTCTTTTGCCGGGACCTCAAGAACGGGAAAAAATCGAGGAGCCTTATGTGCGGGTGGAGATGATTACTCCGGAAACCTATGTGGGGGCTTTGATGGAACTCTGTCAGACTCGCCGTGGGGAGTTTACGGATATGAAGTACCTGACCCCGGAACGGACAACTTTGGTGTATGAGTTGCCGTTGGCAGAGGTAGTGACGGACTTTTTTGACCAAATGAAGTCGCGATCGCGCGGGTATGCCAGCATGGAATATCACGTGATTGGCTACCGGGAGAATCCCTTGGTGCGGATGGATATTTTGATTAAAAACGACCTCGTGGATGCCCTGGCGATGATTGTTCACCGGGACAAAGCCTATGTCATGGGTCGCGCCTTGGTAGAAAAACTCAAGGAACTGATCCCCCGTCATCAATTTAAGGTCCCACTCCAGGCTTCGATTGGGTCGCGGGTGATTGCCAGTGAAAATATTCCCGCTTTGCGAAAGGATGTGTTGGCCAAATGTTATGGCGGGGACATTTCCCGGAAGAAGAAACTGCTGAAAAAGCAAGCTAAGGGTAAGAAACGCCTCAAGGCGATCGGGACCGTGGATGTCCCCCAGGAAGCATTTATGGCTGTCCTCAAGCTCGATCGCACTTAA
- a CDS encoding UDP-glucuronic acid decarboxylase family protein has translation MRILVTGGAGFIGSHLIDRLMEQGHDVLCLDNFFTGDKRNISKWLGNPYFELIRHDVTEPIRLEVEQIYHLACPASPVHYQYNPVKTIKTNVIGTMNMLGLAKRVKARLLMASTSEVYGDPDVHPQTEDYRGNVNTIGIRSCYDEGKRVAETLCFDYHRQNNVDIRVARIFNTFGSRMLENDGRVVSNFVVQALRGIPLTVYGDGSQTRSFCYVSDLVEGLMRLMNGEHIGPINLGNPDEYTILQLAEKIQKMVNPDASIQFKPLPQDDPRQRQPDITLAKTWLGWEPQVHVDEGLKLTIEDFRDRLISK, from the coding sequence ATGAGAATATTGGTTACGGGGGGTGCTGGTTTTATCGGTTCCCATCTCATTGATCGATTAATGGAACAAGGGCATGATGTCCTCTGCCTAGATAACTTTTTTACCGGGGATAAGCGAAATATCAGCAAATGGTTGGGAAACCCCTATTTTGAACTGATTCGCCACGATGTCACAGAACCGATTCGGTTAGAAGTTGAGCAAATCTATCATTTAGCTTGTCCTGCATCGCCCGTTCACTATCAGTACAACCCAGTAAAAACCATTAAAACCAACGTCATTGGCACCATGAATATGTTGGGACTCGCCAAGCGAGTTAAGGCGAGACTTTTAATGGCTTCTACCTCGGAAGTTTATGGGGACCCCGACGTGCATCCGCAAACTGAAGACTATCGCGGAAATGTCAATACCATCGGAATTCGGAGTTGTTACGACGAAGGAAAACGAGTGGCAGAAACCCTCTGTTTTGATTACCATCGTCAAAATAATGTAGATATTCGGGTTGCTCGAATTTTTAATACGTTCGGGTCCAGAATGTTAGAAAATGATGGACGAGTGGTGAGCAATTTTGTCGTGCAAGCCTTGCGGGGAATTCCCTTGACCGTGTATGGCGATGGGTCTCAAACCCGGAGTTTCTGCTATGTTTCTGACTTAGTAGAAGGGTTAATGCGGTTGATGAATGGGGAACATATTGGCCCCATAAATTTGGGGAATCCAGATGAATACACGATTTTACAACTGGCTGAAAAAATCCAGAAAATGGTGAATCCGGATGCCTCTATTCAATTTAAGCCCCTTCCCCAAGATGATCCGCGCCAACGCCAACCGGATATCACCCTGGCGAAGACTTGGCTGGGATGGGAGCCACAAGTTCATGTGGATGAAGGATTAAAATTGACCATAGAAGATTTTCGCGATCGCCTGATATCTAAATAA
- a CDS encoding UDP-glucose dehydrogenase family protein, with translation MRVCVIGTGYVGLVTGACLAYTGHHVICVDNNEEKVKLMKSGRSPIYEPGLSDIMQESSEAGRLEFTTDLEYGVSHGEILFIAVGTPPLPTGESDTRYVEAVARGIGAHLDKGYKVIVNKSTVPIGSGDWVRMIVLDGVNERHPNGGSKDETAKEMGVEFDVVSNPEFLREGSAVYDTFNPDRIVLGSNNQRALKMMEELYQPIIQRKFAEDASLPPVPVVFTDISSAEMIKYAANAFLATKISFINEIANVCDRVGADVVQVAKGMGLDSRIGTKFLQAGIGWGGSCFPKDVSAMVHTADDYGYDAQLLKAAIEVNKRQRQIAIEKLQHELKILKGKTVGLLGLTFKPDTDDMRDAPALNLIEQLNRLGAKVKAYDPIVSQTGIGQGLSGVLVETDPERLADGCDALVLVTDWQQFLSLNYEKMAKLMNHPVMIDGRNFLDREMLQKAGFRYVGIGRS, from the coding sequence ATGCGCGTTTGTGTTATTGGTACCGGATACGTTGGCTTAGTCACCGGCGCTTGTTTAGCCTACACAGGTCATCATGTGATCTGTGTGGACAATAACGAAGAAAAAGTCAAATTAATGAAATCAGGAAGGTCCCCAATTTATGAACCGGGACTGTCCGATATCATGCAGGAATCCTCAGAAGCCGGACGTTTGGAATTTACCACCGACTTAGAATATGGTGTTTCCCACGGTGAGATTTTATTCATTGCGGTAGGTACTCCTCCCCTCCCCACCGGAGAAAGTGATACCCGCTATGTAGAAGCCGTAGCGCGAGGCATCGGTGCTCATTTGGATAAAGGGTATAAAGTCATCGTCAATAAATCCACTGTTCCCATCGGTTCCGGTGACTGGGTACGAATGATTGTCCTCGATGGTGTCAACGAACGACATCCAAATGGCGGCAGTAAAGACGAAACTGCCAAAGAAATGGGTGTGGAATTTGATGTGGTCAGTAATCCCGAATTTCTCCGGGAAGGGTCAGCGGTTTATGACACCTTTAATCCCGATCGCATCGTCCTGGGGAGCAACAACCAACGCGCACTCAAAATGATGGAAGAACTCTATCAACCCATCATCCAGCGTAAGTTTGCCGAAGATGCTTCCTTACCCCCAGTTCCCGTAGTTTTTACGGACATTAGTTCGGCGGAAATGATTAAATATGCCGCCAATGCGTTCTTAGCGACAAAAATTAGCTTTATCAACGAAATCGCCAACGTTTGCGATCGCGTCGGTGCTGATGTGGTCCAAGTCGCCAAAGGCATGGGTCTCGACTCCCGAATTGGTACCAAATTCCTGCAAGCTGGCATCGGTTGGGGGGGGTCTTGTTTCCCTAAAGATGTGTCCGCAATGGTGCATACTGCCGATGACTATGGCTATGATGCTCAGTTACTCAAAGCGGCGATCGAAGTCAACAAGCGTCAGCGTCAGATTGCCATTGAAAAATTGCAACATGAACTGAAAATTCTCAAAGGTAAAACCGTGGGATTGTTAGGATTAACCTTCAAACCCGATACCGACGATATGCGCGATGCACCGGCTTTGAATTTAATTGAACAACTCAACCGTCTCGGTGCGAAAGTGAAAGCCTATGACCCCATTGTTTCCCAAACGGGGATTGGTCAGGGGTTGAGTGGGGTGTTGGTCGAAACCGACCCAGAACGCTTGGCTGATGGTTGCGATGCCTTAGTTTTGGTCACGGATTGGCAGCAATTCCTCAGTTTAAATTATGAGAAAATGGCGAAATTGATGAACCATCCGGTGATGATTGATGGTCGCAATTTCCTCGATCGCGAAATGCTGCAAAAAGCTGGGTTCCGTTATGTAGGAATTGGCCGGTCTTAA
- the chrA gene encoding chromate efflux transporter encodes MNLSHLSELVQVFLKLGIIGFGGPAAHIAMMEDEVVHRRQWLTQEQFLDLVGATNLIPGPNSTEMAIHIGYIYAGGLGLIVAGTCFVVPAVLMTAALAWGYVQFGELPQVSPLLYGIKPAVLAVIFTALWRLGKKAVKSRELLMIAIATAIAVWFGVNEVFALLLGGLFGAVWINLRNQPTLSAWIFGLLLSQTPSNISPVPPLTTEPVPLWKLGLFFLKVGSVLYGSGYVLIAFLQGQLVDEFGWLTQQQLLDAVAMGQVTPGPLLTTATFIGYVIGGFPGAIVSTLGITLPSFLFVLILNPWIPRLRSSKWTAAFLDAINVSAVALMAVVTIQLAVATLQINFIGMPLGTALLGIDWIAAVIAVISAIFALVWRINAAWLVFGGAIAGWLVNRLL; translated from the coding sequence ATGAACCTCTCTCACCTCTCAGAACTCGTTCAAGTTTTCCTCAAACTCGGCATCATTGGATTTGGAGGTCCAGCGGCACATATTGCCATGATGGAAGATGAAGTGGTCCATCGGCGGCAATGGTTAACCCAAGAACAATTTCTGGACCTCGTAGGTGCAACTAATTTAATTCCCGGACCCAATTCGACAGAAATGGCGATTCATATTGGCTATATTTATGCAGGGGGGTTGGGATTAATAGTTGCCGGAACTTGTTTTGTCGTTCCGGCGGTGTTAATGACCGCAGCTTTGGCATGGGGATATGTCCAATTTGGAGAACTACCCCAAGTTTCTCCCTTGTTATATGGCATCAAACCCGCCGTTTTAGCCGTAATTTTTACGGCATTATGGCGCTTGGGGAAAAAGGCGGTGAAGTCTCGGGAATTGTTGATGATTGCGATCGCCACCGCGATTGCAGTCTGGTTCGGTGTAAATGAAGTGTTCGCATTGTTGTTAGGCGGACTCTTCGGTGCAGTTTGGATAAATTTGCGTAATCAACCCACTTTAAGCGCATGGATTTTCGGGTTACTTTTATCTCAAACTCCCAGCAATATATCTCCGGTTCCGCCTCTGACTACCGAACCCGTTCCTTTGTGGAAATTAGGGTTATTTTTCCTCAAAGTCGGGAGTGTTTTATACGGAAGTGGGTATGTACTAATTGCTTTTTTACAGGGTCAATTAGTGGATGAATTTGGCTGGTTGACTCAGCAACAGTTATTAGATGCGGTGGCAATGGGTCAAGTCACTCCCGGTCCTTTGCTGACTACGGCGACTTTTATTGGTTATGTGATTGGTGGATTTCCTGGTGCGATTGTCTCAACTTTGGGGATTACCTTGCCATCGTTCCTGTTTGTATTAATTCTAAATCCCTGGATTCCGCGCTTGCGATCGAGCAAATGGACTGCCGCTTTTTTAGATGCGATTAATGTGAGTGCTGTGGCACTGATGGCGGTGGTAACGATTCAATTAGCGGTGGCAACTCTCCAGATTAATTTTATCGGAATGCCGCTAGGGACTGCGCTGCTGGGAATTGATTGGATTGCGGCGGTGATTGCAGTTATCTCGGCTATTTTTGCCTTAGTTTGGCGCATCAATGCCGCTTGGTTAGTCTTCGGGGGTGCGATCGCCGGTTGGCTGGTGAATCGTCTTTTGTAA
- a CDS encoding helix-hairpin-helix domain-containing protein, producing the protein MKNQIILFLISVTFLIINLIISLPAYAETTLLNSNPETLERLTLEQLQQRINSPIISEGVRTIDLREFLIDLTPSNAEFRDRFYTRLQNQLNRSGTPIALDLSYSVIEGDFDGNELGLRAPLYGEAFLPLFSTQERSQLQRDRTRLARLSQLSRSLLGVPPDQVEITLFQEPIKLVHTHFRGEVHFNHSFFLNRVEAMGAIFDKLADWSETRFSKLSSFAGANFVAEARFQGSIFFKDIGFNQGLFQGTANFKATRFEESGNFNQVKFKQESNFTRSQWNRNADFSGCQWDNPALFDRAKFAESLFLTETTFRNLASFRETAFNQSINLREASLRDRIAFSDTTFANSASINVAGLRFDSESARITGDPGQIGKKLSLPSLPGNETLLRQLVRNFRQQEQIADANQMEYLTEHLRQENLFHKLIGININTASRQQLIKLGLSENQADAIVRSQDERIFGSLSEVLNLSEIDLSSYIQLRDRAVAGEPLSLPGWMRTALHWLGLSALLLLTRYGTSFWLIFGVGLVAIAYFSLLFWFVDRYRRILPKPIIPTAFETPWMLSSSLGLASIGLFAIIRTSSEPLLTLTCLAIMIIPIPTILIAILYKKGRYHNLIDSSYFVEDTGMRQLRLAIGRLPIIPRFPAMRERYLPLLWNRRWNWLNYYDFSLNNLLKFGFNDIRLRDEHLPGIISSLVWYQWTLGLLYLSLLLWTLSRTIPGLNLLIYLK; encoded by the coding sequence ATGAAAAATCAAATAATTTTATTTTTAATAAGTGTTACATTTTTAATAATTAATCTGATAATTTCCCTCCCCGCTTATGCCGAAACTACTCTCTTAAATTCCAACCCAGAGACGCTGGAACGTCTGACCCTAGAGCAATTACAACAGCGAATTAACTCCCCGATTATCTCTGAAGGAGTGCGGACGATTGACTTGCGGGAGTTTTTGATTGATTTAACCCCGAGTAATGCGGAATTTAGAGACCGATTTTACACCCGGTTACAAAATCAACTGAATCGGTCCGGAACTCCCATCGCCTTAGATTTATCCTATTCCGTCATTGAAGGAGACTTTGATGGCAATGAGTTGGGATTGAGAGCACCGCTTTATGGAGAGGCATTTTTACCCTTATTCTCAACACAAGAGCGATCGCAACTGCAACGCGATCGCACAAGGTTGGCGCGGTTGAGTCAACTCTCGCGATCGCTGCTGGGAGTTCCCCCGGATCAAGTGGAAATTACCCTCTTTCAAGAACCCATAAAATTAGTTCATACTCATTTCCGAGGAGAAGTTCATTTTAATCATAGTTTCTTCCTCAATCGCGTTGAAGCAATGGGAGCAATTTTTGATAAATTAGCCGATTGGTCCGAAACTCGATTTAGTAAACTCAGCAGTTTTGCTGGAGCAAATTTTGTAGCAGAAGCACGATTTCAGGGAAGCATTTTTTTTAAAGATATAGGATTTAATCAAGGGTTATTTCAAGGAACGGCTAATTTTAAAGCAACTCGGTTTGAGGAGTCGGGTAATTTTAATCAAGTCAAGTTTAAACAAGAGTCAAATTTTACCCGATCGCAGTGGAATCGCAATGCGGATTTTAGTGGCTGTCAATGGGACAATCCCGCTTTATTTGACCGCGCCAAGTTTGCTGAATCTCTATTTTTAACCGAAACAACGTTCCGAAATCTAGCCAGTTTTCGAGAAACAGCGTTTAATCAGTCCATCAATTTGCGGGAAGCGAGTCTGCGCGATCGCATCGCTTTTAGTGATACAACATTTGCAAATTCAGCTTCTATCAATGTCGCCGGATTGCGCTTTGATTCGGAATCCGCTAGAATTACCGGCGACCCGGGACAAATTGGTAAAAAACTCTCTCTCCCCAGTCTCCCGGGAAATGAAACTCTCCTGCGTCAATTAGTCCGAAATTTCCGCCAACAAGAACAAATTGCCGATGCCAATCAGATGGAATATCTGACGGAACACCTCCGCCAAGAGAATCTATTTCATAAATTAATTGGGATTAATATTAATACGGCCTCTCGACAGCAATTAATTAAACTCGGATTGTCAGAAAATCAAGCCGATGCCATTGTCCGCAGTCAAGATGAACGGATTTTTGGCAGTCTGAGTGAAGTCCTAAATTTATCAGAAATTGACCTATCCAGTTACATCCAACTTCGCGATCGCGCCGTTGCAGGCGAACCCCTTTCCCTCCCGGGATGGATGCGAACCGCCTTACATTGGTTAGGATTAAGTGCACTGCTACTGCTGACCCGCTACGGAACCAGTTTTTGGCTAATTTTCGGCGTTGGATTAGTAGCGATCGCCTATTTCAGCCTGCTATTTTGGTTCGTCGATCGCTATCGGCGCATCCTTCCCAAACCCATCATTCCCACCGCCTTTGAAACCCCTTGGATGCTATCGAGTTCCCTCGGATTAGCCAGTATCGGACTCTTTGCCATTATTCGTACCAGTAGCGAACCCTTATTAACTTTAACCTGTTTGGCAATTATGATTATCCCTATCCCCACTATTTTAATAGCAATTCTCTACAAAAAAGGCCGCTATCATAACCTGATCGACTCCAGCTATTTCGTAGAAGATACCGGAATGCGCCAACTCCGCTTGGCGATCGGACGCTTACCGATCATTCCCCGCTTTCCCGCCATGAGAGAACGCTATCTCCCCCTCCTCTGGAACCGCCGTTGGAACTGGCTGAATTACTACGATTTTAGCCTGAATAACCTGCTAAAATTTGGCTTCAATGACATCCGTCTGCGAGACGAACATCTCCCCGGCATCATCTCCAGTTTAGTCTGGTATCAATGGACTCTCGGCCTCCTCTATCTCAGTCTCTTACTCTGGACCCTTTCCCGAACCATCCCTGGCTTAAACCTCCTAATTTACCTCAAATAA
- a CDS encoding zinc-dependent alcohol dehydrogenase family protein, protein MKAVVMTGLGAAADVLKVQDIPGPQLEGDRDILVRLHAAGVNPIDTKIRIRGTFHPDLTPDILGCDGAGVVEAIASGVQTLNVGDEVYFSNGGLGGPHGNYAEYIAIDERFVAKKPTSLSFVEAAAAPLVLITAWEALYDRARLQPGQKVLIQAGAGGVGHVAIQLAKLKGAEVATTVSTPEKAEFVRKLGADLVILYKEQNVIETVMDWTNGEGADIGFDTVGDKTFFETAEAVRLYGDVVTILEPNPEHGNLKTSRLRNQRISFELMLTPMLQNRIPEQEDQGKMLQQCARLFDEGKLKIHVGQTFPLEQAVAAHELLETGSMQGKIVLTMSN, encoded by the coding sequence ATGAAAGCAGTTGTTATGACCGGATTAGGTGCAGCAGCGGATGTCTTGAAAGTGCAGGATATTCCGGGTCCGCAATTAGAAGGCGATCGCGATATTTTAGTGCGCCTTCATGCTGCCGGGGTCAATCCCATTGATACTAAAATTCGCATACGCGGAACCTTTCATCCGGACCTCACCCCGGATATCCTCGGATGTGATGGCGCGGGAGTCGTCGAGGCGATCGCCTCTGGGGTCCAAACCCTCAATGTGGGAGACGAAGTATATTTTTCTAATGGTGGATTGGGTGGACCTCACGGCAACTATGCCGAATATATCGCGATCGACGAACGATTTGTCGCCAAAAAACCCACCTCTCTCAGCTTTGTAGAAGCTGCCGCAGCACCCCTCGTCCTGATTACCGCCTGGGAAGCACTCTATGACCGCGCACGCCTACAACCGGGCCAAAAAGTGCTAATTCAGGCCGGTGCCGGGGGTGTCGGCCATGTCGCCATCCAACTGGCCAAACTCAAAGGTGCTGAAGTCGCCACCACGGTCAGTACCCCAGAAAAAGCCGAATTTGTCCGCAAATTAGGTGCTGATTTAGTGATTTTATATAAAGAACAAAATGTCATTGAGACCGTGATGGACTGGACCAATGGGGAAGGTGCAGATATCGGATTTGATACTGTCGGTGACAAAACCTTCTTTGAAACCGCTGAAGCGGTGCGCTTGTATGGGGATGTCGTCACCATTTTAGAACCCAATCCGGAACATGGCAATTTAAAAACCTCGCGACTCCGTAATCAACGCATCAGTTTTGAATTGATGCTGACTCCGATGTTACAAAATCGGATACCGGAACAAGAAGACCAAGGCAAAATGTTGCAGCAATGTGCGCGGCTATTTGATGAAGGAAAACTCAAAATTCATGTAGGTCAAACCTTTCCCCTAGAACAAGCAGTTGCTGCACATGAGTTGTTAGAAACTGGTTCGATGCAAGGTAAAATTGTCCTAACAATGAGCAATTAA
- a CDS encoding ROK family protein produces the protein MVNQVESIKTLAVDIGGSGTKTIVLDAAGEAVTKRNRVPTPDPAKPEPVIEAIASLAKEQGEFDRVSVGFPGVVRNGIIYTAVNLHPDWVEFNLAEALTKVLERPVRVCNDADIQGLGAISGKGVELTITLGTGFGSGLFVNGTLVPNLELGHHPFRKGDTYEEQLGRAALDKVGDKRWNRRLEKAIANLEHLFNYDRLYIGGGEAKKITFDLPPNVTVVPNISGLLGGIALWRDP, from the coding sequence ATGGTGAATCAAGTGGAATCCATAAAAACTCTAGCAGTTGATATTGGCGGTAGTGGCACGAAGACCATTGTTTTAGATGCAGCAGGGGAAGCGGTGACTAAACGTAACCGCGTTCCCACTCCGGATCCCGCTAAACCGGAACCTGTGATTGAGGCGATCGCCTCTTTAGCGAAAGAACAAGGTGAGTTTGATCGCGTTTCGGTCGGATTTCCTGGGGTGGTTCGTAATGGAATCATCTACACTGCCGTCAACCTCCACCCGGATTGGGTGGAGTTCAATCTCGCCGAAGCGCTGACGAAGGTTTTGGAAAGACCTGTACGGGTTTGTAATGATGCCGATATCCAGGGTTTAGGCGCAATTTCCGGGAAAGGGGTTGAACTCACGATTACCCTGGGAACTGGGTTTGGCAGTGGGTTATTTGTGAATGGAACACTGGTGCCGAATTTGGAACTCGGACATCATCCATTCCGCAAAGGTGATACCTATGAGGAACAATTGGGACGTGCGGCATTGGATAAAGTGGGAGACAAACGGTGGAATCGCCGATTGGAAAAAGCGATCGCCAATTTAGAACATTTGTTTAATTACGATCGCCTCTACATTGGTGGTGGTGAAGCGAAAAAAATCACCTTTGATTTACCCCCCAATGTTACCGTTGTTCCTAATATCAGCGGGTTATTAGGGGGAATTGCCTTGTGGCGGGACCCATAA
- a CDS encoding dihydrolipoamide acetyltransferase family protein: MINEVFMPALSSTMTEGKIVSWEKAPGDKVEKGETVVVVESDKADMDVESFYEGYLATILVQAGEAAPVGAAIALLAETEAEIEQAKQQGANLSNKSAQPAAAPQSTPSPAPEPAMATAGAPASRQNGRTVASPRAKKLAKEYKVDLATLSGSGPFGRIVAEDVEAAAGKAPAATATPAQPTVAAPPRIPTQAVPPAASGDVVPFNTLQNAVVRNMVASLQVPIFHVGYTITTDQLDKLYKQIKSKGVTMTALLAKAVALTLQKHPLLNASCVDGGIQHHGNINIAVAVAMGDGGLITPVLQNADQMDIYSLSRTWKDLVERARVKQLQPAEYNSGTFTLSNLGMYGVDSFDAILPPGQGSILAIGGAKNQVVATDDGMMGVRRQMRVNITCDHRIIYGADAAAFLQDLAKLIETDAQSLTM, translated from the coding sequence ATGATTAACGAAGTGTTCATGCCTGCTCTGAGTTCCACGATGACCGAAGGCAAAATTGTCTCTTGGGAAAAAGCGCCGGGGGACAAAGTGGAGAAGGGCGAAACGGTGGTGGTGGTGGAGTCTGACAAAGCAGACATGGACGTAGAGTCCTTCTATGAAGGTTATCTCGCTACGATCCTGGTACAAGCTGGAGAAGCTGCCCCCGTAGGCGCGGCGATCGCCTTGTTAGCTGAAACGGAAGCCGAAATCGAACAGGCGAAGCAGCAAGGGGCGAACCTCAGCAACAAATCGGCTCAACCGGCAGCCGCTCCCCAGTCTACCCCATCCCCTGCACCGGAACCGGCAATGGCTACGGCTGGAGCCCCCGCTAGTCGTCAAAATGGCCGCACAGTTGCCTCTCCTCGGGCCAAAAAATTGGCGAAGGAATACAAAGTGGATTTGGCAACCCTCTCCGGCAGTGGTCCTTTTGGTCGGATTGTGGCGGAAGATGTAGAAGCAGCAGCAGGTAAGGCCCCAGCCGCGACTGCCACCCCAGCGCAACCGACGGTAGCAGCACCCCCGAGAATTCCCACCCAGGCAGTCCCCCCCGCAGCCTCGGGAGATGTGGTCCCCTTCAATACCCTGCAAAATGCGGTCGTCCGGAATATGGTGGCGTCATTACAGGTGCCGATTTTCCATGTTGGCTATACGATTACCACGGATCAATTAGACAAACTCTACAAACAGATTAAGTCCAAAGGGGTGACCATGACTGCTCTACTGGCAAAAGCAGTGGCCCTCACGTTACAGAAACATCCTTTACTCAATGCCAGTTGTGTGGATGGAGGGATTCAACATCATGGCAATATCAATATTGCTGTAGCGGTGGCAATGGGAGATGGCGGGTTAATTACGCCGGTTCTGCAAAATGCCGACCAAATGGATATTTACTCCCTATCTCGCACTTGGAAGGATTTGGTGGAACGCGCCCGAGTCAAACAGTTGCAACCGGCGGAGTATAATAGCGGGACTTTTACCCTGTCCAATTTGGGAATGTATGGGGTTGATAGTTTTGATGCGATTCTGCCTCCGGGTCAGGGTTCGATTCTCGCCATTGGTGGGGCAAAAAATCAAGTGGTTGCCACGGATGATGGCATGATGGGGGTCCGGCGACAAATGCGGGTGAATATTACCTGTGACCACCGGATTATCTATGGTGCCGATGCTGCGGCATTCTTGCAAGATTTAGCGAAGTTGATTGAAACTGATGCTCAGTCTCTCACGATGTAG